One Micromonospora craniellae genomic region harbors:
- a CDS encoding MinD/ParA family ATP-binding protein, producing the protein MDGSETGWGRPAEPAPRWRALLDRARLGGRGTDQSVERQADEDQPPPSSEPLPRRGPGSGYSGRVAPVGQASVGPPPPDRQPYGVEPGYRAEASFRVEPPRPAPTYPGQPGYPADSGYPADPGYSPVPEQRRPDQPRPEQRRPEPGESRYTLLDNGYRHAAPPMESRYALLDNGGYQPPAPPAQAPPAAPPGAVGGRPGRFEWRAQGSGGDLERAAAVLRRDLGTPRVIAFANPKGGVHKTTATVLAAATVGSVRGRGVLAWDDNELRGTLGLRAGSARHARTIRHLVADLVQIEIREGPELLEILDDYLRHASDGSYDVLAGEESPRFAQRLDQFTVKRVLELLRRTHDVICVDTGNNVESPNWRTVMQAADQLVVTTVPREDAAFSADWMLDLLHEEGMGELADNAVTLISCPTPGRLPLQGDLERHFATRTRAVTVVPYDPALETGSSIEYHQLQGETRQAWLRAASAMLDLFGR; encoded by the coding sequence GTGGACGGCAGCGAGACCGGTTGGGGACGCCCCGCCGAACCGGCACCGCGATGGCGGGCGCTGCTGGACCGAGCCCGCCTGGGCGGTCGCGGCACCGACCAGTCCGTCGAGCGGCAGGCCGACGAGGACCAGCCGCCTCCGTCATCCGAGCCGTTGCCGCGCCGGGGCCCGGGTTCCGGTTACTCCGGACGGGTGGCACCGGTCGGACAGGCGTCGGTCGGACCCCCGCCCCCCGACCGGCAGCCGTACGGTGTGGAGCCCGGCTATCGGGCCGAGGCGAGCTTCCGGGTCGAGCCGCCGCGCCCGGCCCCGACGTACCCCGGGCAGCCCGGCTACCCGGCGGATTCCGGCTACCCGGCCGACCCGGGCTATTCGCCGGTGCCCGAGCAGCGCCGTCCTGACCAGCCCCGTCCCGAGCAGCGGCGCCCCGAACCGGGCGAGTCGCGGTACACGCTGCTGGACAACGGTTACCGGCACGCCGCCCCGCCGATGGAGTCGCGCTACGCGTTGCTGGACAACGGTGGCTACCAGCCACCCGCGCCACCGGCCCAGGCGCCTCCGGCAGCGCCGCCCGGGGCGGTCGGCGGTCGCCCGGGACGTTTCGAGTGGCGGGCCCAGGGCTCCGGCGGCGACCTGGAACGGGCCGCCGCCGTGCTCCGGCGGGACCTGGGCACCCCCCGGGTGATCGCCTTCGCCAACCCCAAAGGCGGCGTGCACAAGACCACCGCGACCGTCCTGGCCGCGGCCACCGTCGGCAGCGTACGCGGGCGAGGCGTGCTGGCCTGGGACGACAACGAGTTGCGTGGCACCCTCGGGCTGCGCGCCGGAAGCGCCCGGCACGCGCGGACGATCCGTCACCTGGTCGCCGACCTCGTTCAGATCGAGATCCGCGAGGGCCCGGAGCTGTTGGAGATCCTCGACGACTACCTGCGGCACGCCTCCGACGGCTCGTACGACGTGCTGGCCGGTGAGGAGAGCCCCCGGTTCGCCCAACGACTGGACCAGTTCACCGTCAAGCGGGTGCTCGAACTGCTGCGCCGCACCCACGACGTGATCTGCGTGGACACCGGCAACAACGTGGAGAGTCCGAACTGGCGCACGGTCATGCAGGCCGCCGACCAGCTCGTGGTCACCACCGTGCCGCGCGAGGACGCCGCGTTCAGCGCCGACTGGATGCTCGACCTGCTGCACGAGGAGGGGATGGGGGAGCTGGCCGACAACGCGGTCACGTTGATCTCCTGCCCGACGCCGGGCCGGCTGCCGTTGCAGGGCGACCTGGAGCGCCACTTCGCGACCCGGACCCGGGCGGTGACCGTGGTGCCGTACGACCCGGCGCTGGAGACCGGCTCCTCGATCGAGTACCACCAACTCCAGGGCGAGACCCGGCAGGCGTGGCTGCGGGCCGCGTCGGCGATGCTGGACCTCTTCGGCCGCTGA
- a CDS encoding DUF2567 domain-containing protein, whose translation MSPDTPASEPPAPAAPPAPPSAVSPPSAGPQPRRARAVRAGALTVLVMGLLGAPLGLLWAVLAPATPVVKSGPGTAVYGQAQPEQPIAADGWFSLLGLGFGVLAALVVWMVLRRYRGPVGLIVVVTGGLAAALVAWQVGRRIGLGDYERLLDGAPDGTRLTKPPDLRAGGIDLVLGVLPVPHGNLLLPAFGAAAAYTLLAGWSRWPSLRPEPVPEPAWFAPPAGYPGGNALPPVGSPGGTVPPPVGIPEGTASPSVSSEPAAPWPAPPAAPAPPAPGAAEPPRG comes from the coding sequence GTGAGCCCGGACACCCCCGCCTCCGAACCGCCCGCGCCGGCAGCGCCGCCCGCGCCGCCGTCGGCCGTTTCGCCGCCGTCGGCAGGACCGCAGCCCCGCCGCGCCCGTGCGGTGCGGGCCGGTGCCCTGACGGTGCTCGTGATGGGCCTGCTGGGTGCTCCGCTGGGGCTGCTCTGGGCGGTGCTCGCTCCGGCCACCCCGGTGGTCAAGAGCGGGCCCGGGACGGCCGTGTACGGCCAGGCGCAACCGGAGCAGCCGATCGCCGCCGACGGGTGGTTCAGTCTGCTCGGTCTCGGTTTCGGGGTGCTCGCCGCACTCGTCGTGTGGATGGTGCTGCGGCGGTACCGGGGACCGGTCGGCCTGATCGTCGTGGTGACCGGCGGGCTCGCCGCCGCCCTGGTCGCCTGGCAGGTGGGGCGGCGGATCGGGCTGGGCGACTACGAGCGGCTGCTGGACGGCGCGCCGGACGGCACCCGTCTGACCAAACCCCCCGACCTGCGGGCCGGCGGAATCGACCTCGTCCTCGGGGTGCTGCCGGTGCCGCACGGCAACCTGCTGCTGCCGGCGTTCGGGGCTGCGGCGGCGTACACCCTGCTGGCCGGCTGGTCCCGGTGGCCGTCGCTGCGTCCCGAGCCGGTGCCCGAGCCGGCCTGGTTCGCCCCGCCGGCCGGCTACCCCGGCGGCAACGCGCTCCCGCCGGTCGGCTCCCCGGGCGGGACCGTGCCGCCGCCGGTCGGCATCCCGGAAGGGACCGCGTCGCCGTCGGTCAGTTCGGAGCCGGCGGCGCCGTGGCCAGCTCCGCCAGCGGCACCGGCACCGCCCGCACCTGGCGCAGCAGAGCCGCCTCGCGGTTGA
- the hisB gene encoding imidazoleglycerol-phosphate dehydratase HisB, translating to MSRTARVERITKETKVLVEIDLDGTGAVEISTGVGFYDHMLHQIARHGGFDLTVQTVGDLEIDAHHTMEDTALALGAAFDQALGDKAGIRRYGSAVVPMDEVLVRAAVDLSGRPYVVHDEPLLAPYIGPVYPTSMTRHIWESFGQAARITLHVDVLRAARPGGHPDAHHVVEAQFKAVSRALREATALDPRAAGAIPSTKGAL from the coding sequence ATGAGCCGGACCGCCCGGGTGGAGCGGATCACCAAGGAGACCAAGGTCCTGGTGGAGATCGACCTCGACGGCACCGGAGCGGTCGAGATCAGCACCGGGGTCGGCTTCTACGACCACATGCTGCACCAGATCGCCCGGCACGGCGGGTTCGACCTGACCGTGCAGACCGTGGGTGACCTGGAGATCGACGCCCACCACACGATGGAGGACACCGCGTTGGCGCTGGGCGCCGCGTTCGACCAGGCGCTGGGCGACAAGGCCGGCATCCGGCGGTACGGCTCGGCCGTCGTCCCGATGGACGAGGTGCTGGTCCGGGCCGCCGTCGACCTGTCCGGCCGGCCGTACGTGGTGCACGACGAGCCGCTGCTGGCGCCGTACATCGGGCCGGTCTACCCGACCAGCATGACCCGGCACATCTGGGAGTCGTTCGGCCAGGCGGCCCGGATCACGCTGCACGTGGACGTCCTGCGGGCGGCTCGCCCGGGCGGGCACCCGGACGCCCACCACGTGGTGGAGGCGCAGTTCAAGGCGGTCTCCCGGGCGCTGCGCGAGGCGACCGCGCTCGACCCGCGCGCGGCCGGCGCGATCCCCAGCACCAAGGGCGCGCTGTGA
- the hisH gene encoding imidazole glycerol phosphate synthase subunit HisH encodes MISRPADDEGARRRVVVLDYGSGNLRSAERALAAAGADVVVTADLAAAGAADGLVVPGVGAFAACMAGIEEIGAGPVIADRVAAGRPVLGICVGMQILFESGDEHGVVTKGIGLLPGGVTRLPAARLPHMGWNTVQAPVGSVLFAGLPADSRFYFVHSYAAGDVAALTGAGTRVTTAHHDGDFVAAVERGALSAAQFHPEKSADTGAALLRNWLATVPAGG; translated from the coding sequence GTGATCAGTCGCCCGGCCGATGACGAGGGCGCGCGTCGCCGGGTCGTGGTGCTCGACTACGGCTCGGGCAACCTGCGCTCGGCGGAACGTGCCCTGGCCGCCGCCGGTGCCGACGTGGTGGTCACCGCCGACCTGGCCGCCGCCGGCGCCGCCGACGGTCTGGTGGTGCCCGGGGTGGGTGCCTTCGCCGCCTGCATGGCCGGCATCGAGGAGATCGGCGCGGGTCCGGTGATCGCCGACCGGGTCGCCGCCGGCCGGCCGGTGCTGGGCATCTGCGTGGGCATGCAGATCCTCTTCGAGTCCGGCGACGAGCACGGTGTGGTCACCAAGGGGATTGGCCTGCTGCCGGGTGGCGTCACCCGGCTCCCTGCCGCCCGGTTGCCGCACATGGGCTGGAACACCGTGCAGGCGCCGGTGGGTTCGGTGCTCTTCGCCGGCCTGCCCGCCGACAGCCGGTTCTACTTCGTCCACTCGTACGCGGCCGGTGACGTCGCGGCGCTGACCGGGGCCGGCACCCGGGTGACCACCGCCCACCACGACGGTGACTTCGTCGCGGCGGTGGAACGGGGTGCGTTGTCGGCCGCCCAGTTCCACCCGGAGAAGTCCGCCGACACCGGTGCCGCCCTGCTGCGCAACTGGCTGGCCACGGTGCCCGCCGGTGGCTGA
- the yczR gene encoding MocR-like transcription factor YczR, producing the protein MASQVRGAQLARLLGQWHALPSRRRSPDYAALAGAVRGLLADGRLPLGVRLPAERDLAEALRISRTTVTAAYRELRDSGHLASRRGAGSWTRLPGTHRVAPNGLWIPLDDRDMIDLGVAALAAPPELLPAARTATEDLPRYLGGAGYHPTGIIELREAVAQGYTDRDLPTSPDQIMVTNGTQHALDLVLRLALAPGGGVLVESPSYPNALAALAARRARITTHGLAADATGWDADLMLGSLRQVRPRVAYLIPDFQNPTGHLMGAELRERLVSTAHAVGTDLVIDESFVDLPLDGTTLPPPTASFDRHSRVVSIGGMSKPFWGGLRIGWIRASAPQVQRLAAARVGVDMSSPVLDQLVAVHLLAAAPGIVAARRTQLAVQRDALLGALANRLPEWRVTVPRGGVTLWAELDGPISSALARATEEVGVRLAPGPRFGLDGTLERFLRLPFTLPAADLVEAVGRIAAVRYDLDRTGLPRWREPSVIA; encoded by the coding sequence ATGGCGAGTCAGGTACGTGGGGCCCAATTGGCCCGGCTGCTCGGCCAGTGGCATGCCCTGCCCAGTCGACGGCGCAGTCCCGACTACGCCGCGCTGGCCGGTGCCGTACGCGGCCTGCTCGCCGACGGGCGGCTGCCGCTGGGCGTACGCCTGCCCGCGGAACGGGACCTGGCCGAGGCGCTGCGGATCAGCCGTACCACCGTCACCGCCGCGTACCGCGAACTGCGCGACAGCGGGCACCTGGCCAGCCGCCGTGGTGCGGGAAGCTGGACCCGGCTGCCCGGCACGCACCGGGTGGCGCCCAACGGGCTGTGGATCCCCCTCGACGACCGGGACATGATCGATCTGGGGGTGGCGGCGCTGGCCGCCCCGCCGGAGCTGCTGCCGGCGGCTCGGACGGCCACCGAGGACCTGCCCCGCTATCTCGGCGGGGCCGGCTACCACCCGACCGGCATCATCGAGCTGCGGGAGGCGGTGGCCCAGGGCTACACCGACCGGGACCTGCCCACCTCACCCGATCAGATCATGGTCACCAACGGCACCCAGCACGCCCTGGACCTGGTGCTCCGGCTGGCCCTGGCACCGGGCGGCGGGGTGCTGGTCGAGTCACCGAGCTACCCCAACGCGCTTGCCGCGCTGGCCGCCCGCCGGGCCCGGATCACCACCCACGGCCTGGCCGCCGACGCGACGGGCTGGGACGCCGACCTGATGCTCGGCTCGCTACGGCAGGTACGCCCCCGGGTGGCCTACCTCATCCCGGACTTCCAGAACCCGACCGGGCACCTGATGGGGGCGGAGCTGCGCGAACGGCTGGTGTCCACCGCCCACGCCGTCGGCACCGACCTCGTGATCGACGAGTCCTTCGTCGACCTGCCGCTGGACGGCACCACGCTGCCGCCGCCGACGGCGAGCTTCGACCGGCACTCCCGGGTGGTCAGCATCGGCGGCATGAGCAAGCCCTTCTGGGGCGGCCTGCGGATCGGCTGGATCAGGGCCTCCGCGCCGCAGGTGCAGCGGCTGGCCGCGGCCCGGGTCGGCGTCGACATGTCCAGCCCGGTGCTGGACCAGCTCGTCGCCGTACACCTGCTGGCCGCCGCGCCGGGCATCGTCGCCGCCCGGCGGACGCAACTGGCGGTGCAGCGGGACGCGTTGCTCGGTGCGCTGGCCAACCGGCTGCCGGAGTGGCGGGTCACCGTGCCGCGCGGCGGCGTCACGCTCTGGGCCGAACTGGACGGCCCGATCTCCAGTGCGCTGGCCCGGGCGACCGAGGAGGTCGGCGTACGCCTGGCGCCCGGACCCCGGTTCGGCCTGGACGGCACCCTGGAACGCTTCCTGCGGCTGCCGTTCACCCTGCCCGCCGCGGACCTGGTCGAGGCGGTGGGCCGGATCGCCGCGGTCCGCTACGACCTGGACCGGACCGGGCTGCCACGGTGGCGGGAGCCGAGCGTCATCGCCTGA
- a CDS encoding LON peptidase substrate-binding domain-containing protein gives MTARLPVFPLTTVLFPGLVLPLHIFEERYRALVRHLVDLPPGTPREFGVVAIRSGWEVAPGPGRVTPGTGEVTLHEVGCTAELREVAELPDGGFDIVTVGKRRFRVTEIDSASAPYLTAEVRWLPEPSGPDEAAAPLAARVTAVFRQYLGLMRAEADQLSEQLPEDPTVLSHLVAATAALTVADRQRLLAIDDTAARLRAELTLLNREAALLRQVRAVPVPLAELATAPPAPN, from the coding sequence GTGACCGCACGGCTGCCGGTGTTCCCGCTCACCACGGTGCTCTTCCCCGGTCTGGTGCTGCCGCTGCACATCTTCGAGGAGCGCTACCGCGCGCTGGTCCGACACCTGGTCGACCTGCCACCGGGTACGCCCCGCGAGTTCGGTGTGGTGGCCATCCGCAGCGGCTGGGAGGTGGCCCCCGGCCCCGGCCGGGTCACCCCGGGCACCGGCGAGGTGACGCTGCACGAGGTGGGCTGCACCGCCGAGCTGCGGGAGGTCGCCGAGTTGCCCGACGGCGGGTTCGACATCGTCACGGTGGGCAAGCGACGGTTCCGGGTCACCGAGATCGACTCGGCCTCCGCGCCGTACCTGACCGCCGAGGTGCGATGGCTGCCCGAGCCGAGCGGCCCGGACGAGGCGGCCGCCCCGCTGGCGGCCCGGGTCACCGCCGTCTTCCGGCAGTACCTCGGGCTGATGCGGGCCGAGGCCGACCAACTCAGCGAGCAACTACCCGAGGACCCGACGGTGCTCTCCCATCTGGTGGCCGCGACGGCCGCACTGACCGTGGCCGACCGGCAACGGTTGCTCGCGATCGACGACACCGCAGCCCGGCTGCGCGCCGAGCTGACGCTGCTCAACCGCGAGGCGGCTCTGCTGCGCCAGGTGCGGGCGGTGCCGGTGCCGCTGGCGGAGCTGGCCACGGCGCCGCCGGCTCCGAACTGA
- the hisF gene encoding imidazole glycerol phosphate synthase subunit HisF, with product MTVAVRVIPCLDVDAGRVVKGVNFLDLRDAGDPVELAAAYDRAGADELTFLDVTASSSDRGTMLDVVRRTAESVFIPLTVGGGVRAVADVDTLLRAGADKVGVNTAAIARPELIAEIADRFGRQVLVLSLDVRRAPTGTTDSGFEVTTHGGRRGTGLDAVWWAARGAELGAGEILLNSMDADGTKAGFDLELIAAVRRVVDVPVVASGGAGEVAHFPPAIGAGADAVLAASVFHFGELTVTQVKDALRGAGHPVR from the coding sequence ATGACGGTGGCGGTGCGCGTGATCCCCTGTCTCGACGTGGACGCGGGGCGGGTGGTCAAGGGCGTCAACTTTCTCGACCTGCGGGACGCGGGTGACCCGGTCGAGCTGGCGGCGGCGTACGACCGGGCGGGCGCGGACGAGCTGACCTTCCTGGACGTGACCGCCTCGTCCAGTGACCGGGGCACCATGCTCGACGTGGTCCGGCGTACCGCCGAGTCGGTCTTCATCCCGTTGACCGTGGGCGGTGGCGTGCGCGCGGTGGCGGACGTGGACACGCTGCTGCGCGCCGGTGCCGACAAGGTCGGGGTGAACACCGCGGCCATCGCCCGGCCGGAGCTGATCGCCGAGATCGCGGACCGGTTCGGCCGGCAGGTGCTGGTGCTCTCGCTGGACGTACGGCGGGCACCGACCGGCACCACCGACAGCGGTTTCGAGGTCACCACGCACGGTGGCCGGCGGGGCACCGGGCTGGACGCGGTGTGGTGGGCCGCGCGCGGCGCGGAACTCGGCGCGGGGGAGATCCTGCTGAACTCGATGGACGCCGACGGCACCAAGGCCGGTTTCGACCTCGAACTCATCGCTGCGGTACGTCGGGTGGTCGACGTGCCGGTGGTGGCCAGCGGCGGCGCGGGTGAGGTGGCGCACTTCCCGCCGGCGATCGGCGCGGGCGCCGACGCGGTCCTCGCGGCGAGCGTCTTCCACTTCGGGGAGCTGACCGTCACGCAGGTCAAGGACGCGTTGCGCGGAGCGGGTCACCCTGTCCGCTGA
- the hisD gene encoding histidinol dehydrogenase — translation MLNRIDLRGGEPDPRHLLPRAQLDVSVAVERIRPIVAAVREHGYQAVREASERFDGIAPEVLRVPVEAIAAAEGALDPQVRAALLESISRARRVHDDQRRTDHTTHVVPGGTVTERWVPVDRVGLYVPGGLAVYPSTVVMNVVPAQAAGVRSLVVASPPQKENGGLPDARVLAACALLGVDEVYAVGGAQAVAMLAYGCAVDAAGSAHCVPVDMITGPGNIWVTAAKRLLRGVVGIDAEAGPTEIAILADDTADPAHVAADLISQAEHDPLAASVLVTPSVVLADAVDRELTRQVPATRHADRVGTALGGEQSGVVLVDDLAAGLRVVDAYAAEHLEIQTVDAREWAMRVRNAGAIFVGAYSPVSLGDYCAGSNHVLPTGGCARHSSGLSVQSFLRGIHLVEYTEAALREVAPYVVALSTAEDLPAHGQAVSARFPQDPS, via the coding sequence GTGTTGAACCGGATCGACCTGCGCGGTGGCGAGCCCGACCCACGCCACCTCCTGCCACGTGCCCAACTCGACGTGTCGGTGGCCGTCGAGCGCATCCGCCCGATCGTGGCGGCGGTCCGTGAGCATGGCTACCAGGCGGTCCGTGAGGCCAGCGAGCGCTTCGACGGGATCGCCCCGGAGGTGCTGCGGGTGCCGGTCGAGGCGATCGCCGCAGCAGAGGGCGCCCTCGACCCGCAGGTCCGGGCCGCCCTGCTGGAGTCGATCAGCCGGGCCCGCAGGGTGCACGACGACCAGCGGCGCACCGATCACACCACCCACGTCGTGCCGGGCGGCACGGTCACCGAGCGCTGGGTGCCGGTCGACCGGGTCGGTCTCTACGTCCCCGGCGGCCTGGCGGTGTACCCGTCGACCGTGGTGATGAACGTGGTGCCCGCACAGGCGGCCGGAGTCCGGTCGCTGGTGGTGGCCTCGCCGCCGCAGAAGGAGAACGGCGGCCTGCCGGACGCGCGGGTGCTGGCCGCCTGCGCGCTGCTCGGCGTCGACGAGGTCTATGCCGTCGGCGGGGCACAGGCGGTGGCCATGCTGGCGTATGGCTGCGCGGTGGACGCCGCCGGCAGCGCGCACTGCGTTCCGGTCGACATGATCACCGGGCCGGGCAACATCTGGGTCACCGCCGCCAAGCGGCTGCTCCGTGGCGTGGTGGGCATCGACGCCGAGGCCGGCCCGACCGAGATCGCCATCCTCGCCGACGACACCGCCGACCCGGCGCACGTCGCCGCCGACCTGATCAGCCAGGCCGAGCACGACCCGCTGGCGGCCAGCGTGCTGGTCACCCCCTCGGTGGTGCTGGCCGACGCGGTGGACCGCGAACTCACCCGGCAGGTGCCGGCCACCAGGCACGCCGACCGGGTCGGCACCGCACTGGGCGGGGAGCAGAGCGGGGTCGTGCTCGTCGACGATCTGGCCGCCGGGCTGCGGGTGGTCGACGCGTACGCGGCGGAGCACCTGGAGATCCAGACCGTCGACGCCCGGGAGTGGGCGATGCGGGTACGCAATGCCGGGGCGATCTTCGTGGGCGCGTACTCGCCGGTGTCGCTGGGCGACTACTGCGCTGGTTCCAACCACGTACTGCCCACCGGTGGCTGCGCCCGGCACTCCTCCGGGCTCTCCGTGCAGTCCTTCCTGCGCGGCATCCACCTCGTGGAGTACACCGAGGCGGCACTGCGGGAGGTCGCCCCGTACGTGGTGGCGCTGTCCACCGCGGAGGACCTGCCCGCGCACGGCCAGGCCGTGTCCGCCCGATTCCCCCAGGACCCGTCATGA
- the priA gene encoding bifunctional 1-(5-phosphoribosyl)-5-((5-phosphoribosylamino)methylideneamino)imidazole-4-carboxamide isomerase/phosphoribosylanthranilate isomerase PriA — translation MSLTLLPAVDVADGEAVRLVQGAAGSETTYGDPLEAALAWQQDGAEWIHLVDLDAAFGRGSNAALLAEVVRRLDVRVELSGGIRDDASLRAALATGAERVNIGTAALEDPQWCDRICGEYGDRVAIGLDVRGRTLAARGWTRDGGDLYEVLERLDKAGASRYVVTDITKDGTMRGPNLDLLRAVCGRTDAPVIASGGVSTLDDLRALATLEPIGVEGVIAGKALYAGAFTVAQALATLAER, via the coding sequence GTGAGCCTCACCCTGTTGCCCGCCGTGGACGTCGCCGACGGCGAGGCCGTCCGACTCGTGCAGGGCGCCGCGGGTAGCGAGACCACCTACGGCGATCCGCTGGAGGCCGCGTTGGCCTGGCAGCAGGACGGCGCCGAGTGGATCCACCTGGTCGACCTCGACGCGGCGTTCGGCCGGGGCTCCAACGCGGCGCTGCTCGCCGAGGTGGTACGCCGGCTCGACGTGCGGGTCGAGCTGTCCGGCGGCATCCGGGACGACGCGTCCCTGCGGGCCGCGCTGGCCACCGGCGCCGAGCGGGTGAACATCGGCACCGCGGCGCTGGAGGACCCGCAGTGGTGCGACCGGATCTGCGGCGAGTACGGCGACCGGGTCGCGATCGGGCTGGACGTGCGGGGTCGGACCCTGGCGGCGCGCGGGTGGACCCGCGACGGCGGTGACCTGTACGAGGTGCTGGAGCGGCTGGACAAGGCCGGTGCCTCCCGGTACGTGGTCACCGACATCACCAAGGACGGCACCATGCGCGGGCCGAACCTGGACCTGCTGCGGGCGGTGTGTGGCCGCACCGACGCCCCGGTGATCGCCTCCGGGGGCGTCTCGACCCTGGACGACCTACGGGCGCTGGCGACGCTGGAGCCGATCGGGGTCGAGGGCGTGATCGCCGGCAAGGCGCTCTACGCGGGCGCGTTCACCGTCGCCCAGGCCCTCGCAACCCTCGCCGAGCGGTAA
- the yczE gene encoding membrane protein YczE gives MTLIGNLRHRPVRRLTQLHAGLVLYGFSMALMIRSELGLNPWDVFHQGLSRLTGLTMGTTVILVGALVLLAWIPLRQRPGIGTVANVVVIGLAVDATLALLPAGGPLPVRVTLLVAGIVGNGIATALYLGARLGPGPRDGLMTGLVARRPGWSLRLVRTAIEIAVLAVGWLLGGTVGLGTVAYALTIGPLAQFFLPVFDTPEPAPAPAGTAPAT, from the coding sequence GTGACCCTGATTGGCAATCTGCGCCACCGGCCGGTCCGACGACTGACCCAACTGCACGCCGGCCTCGTCCTCTACGGCTTCAGCATGGCGCTGATGATTCGTTCCGAGTTGGGCCTGAACCCCTGGGACGTGTTCCACCAGGGGCTCTCCCGGCTGACCGGGCTGACCATGGGCACCACGGTCATCCTGGTGGGTGCCCTGGTGCTGCTGGCCTGGATCCCGTTGCGGCAACGTCCCGGCATCGGCACCGTCGCCAACGTGGTGGTGATCGGCCTGGCCGTCGACGCGACCCTGGCCCTGCTGCCCGCCGGCGGGCCACTGCCGGTGCGGGTCACGCTGCTGGTGGCCGGCATCGTCGGCAACGGCATCGCCACCGCCCTCTACCTCGGCGCCCGGCTCGGACCGGGCCCCCGCGACGGCCTGATGACCGGCCTCGTCGCCCGCCGGCCGGGCTGGTCGCTGCGTCTGGTCCGCACCGCCATCGAGATCGCCGTGCTCGCCGTGGGCTGGCTGCTCGGCGGGACGGTCGGCCTCGGCACCGTCGCGTACGCGCTGACCATCGGCCCACTGGCGCAGTTCTTCCTGCCGGTCTTCGACACCCCCGAGCCGGCACCCGCTCCGGCCGGAACCGCGCCCGCCACCTGA
- a CDS encoding histidinol-phosphate transaminase yields MTSLSDLPIRDDLRGLSPYGAPQLDVPVRLNTNENSYPVPEPVVEAIGKAVAAELRDLNRYPDREAVALRADLAEYLGHGLTGDGVWAANGSNEIQQQLLQAFGGPGRTALGFTPAYSMHPLLALGTGTRWVPARRGVDFGLTADEAVAQVREHRPDVVFLCSPNNPTGTALDPAVVAAVLDVAPGMVVVDEAYAEFARPGTVSALAVLPGHPRLVVTRTMSKAFGFAGGRLGYLAADPAVVAAVQLVRLPYHLSALTQAAARAALAHRETLLGTVAEIMRQRDRIVAALRDRGLRVADSDANFVLYEVGGDQGVAWRAMLAQGVLVRDVGLSGWLRVTAGTPAETDAFLAAVDEIQREGQAAPPRPKGTPS; encoded by the coding sequence ATGACCAGCCTGTCCGACCTGCCGATCCGCGACGACCTGCGCGGGCTGTCGCCGTACGGTGCGCCGCAGCTCGACGTGCCGGTGCGGCTGAACACCAACGAGAACTCCTACCCGGTGCCGGAGCCGGTGGTGGAGGCGATCGGCAAGGCGGTCGCCGCCGAGTTGCGTGACCTCAACCGGTACCCGGACCGCGAGGCGGTGGCGCTCCGCGCCGACCTGGCCGAGTACCTCGGCCACGGGCTCACCGGCGACGGGGTGTGGGCGGCCAACGGCTCCAACGAGATCCAGCAGCAGCTGCTGCAGGCGTTCGGAGGGCCGGGGCGTACCGCGCTCGGCTTCACCCCGGCGTACTCGATGCATCCGCTGCTGGCGTTGGGCACCGGCACCCGGTGGGTGCCGGCCCGGCGCGGCGTCGACTTCGGGTTGACCGCCGACGAGGCGGTGGCCCAGGTCCGCGAGCACCGGCCGGACGTGGTCTTCCTCTGCTCACCGAACAACCCGACCGGCACCGCGCTCGATCCGGCGGTGGTCGCCGCCGTGCTGGACGTGGCGCCGGGCATGGTGGTGGTCGACGAGGCGTACGCGGAGTTCGCCCGGCCGGGGACGGTCAGCGCCCTGGCGGTGCTGCCGGGGCATCCTCGGCTGGTGGTGACCCGCACGATGAGCAAGGCGTTCGGCTTCGCCGGCGGGCGGCTGGGCTACCTGGCGGCCGACCCGGCGGTGGTGGCCGCGGTGCAGCTCGTCCGGCTGCCGTACCATCTCTCGGCGCTCACCCAGGCTGCCGCGCGGGCGGCGCTGGCGCATCGCGAGACGCTGCTCGGCACCGTCGCGGAGATCATGCGCCAGCGCGACCGGATCGTCGCCGCGCTGCGCGACCGTGGTCTGCGGGTGGCCGACAGCGACGCCAACTTCGTGCTCTACGAGGTGGGCGGTGATCAGGGCGTGGCGTGGCGCGCGATGCTGGCGCAGGGGGTGCTGGTGCGCGATGTCGGCCTGTCGGGCTGGCTGCGGGTCACCGCCGGCACGCCGGCCGAGACCGACGCCTTCCTTGCCGCCGTGGACGAGATTCAGCGCGAGGGCCAGGCTGCCCCGCCGCGACCGAAAGGCACCCCATCATGA